The following proteins are encoded in a genomic region of Bradyrhizobium sp. SK17:
- a CDS encoding helix-turn-helix domain-containing protein, whose amino-acid sequence MEEARPERFVRQVGGELVSSVIARSRPIRVELLSRTSRPRMNWHFCQPELTLFWFGKGCPRLRARIDGRPVEYQFSDAASLALFPAGTEIEGEWSVEPAFDYTVVFLDPKFVARRLHGLIERPAIAFRHDQLARGLVELGQEATTPDNLFDLFAEGWASQALAHMARLSRGAEPAKPVSRGGLPAQKLRRIEEFVRANLDETISLSALSDVAGLSQRHFLRAFQESTGTSPHRYVLGLRIEAAKRSLSETDESVTSIALASGFSHAQHFSSTFRQATGISPSLFRQQRRA is encoded by the coding sequence ATGGAGGAAGCGCGTCCGGAGCGGTTTGTCCGCCAGGTCGGCGGTGAGCTGGTGTCTTCCGTCATCGCGCGGTCGAGGCCGATCAGGGTCGAGCTGCTCAGCCGCACCTCGCGGCCGCGCATGAACTGGCACTTCTGCCAGCCCGAGCTGACCTTGTTCTGGTTCGGCAAGGGCTGTCCGCGTTTGCGGGCCAGGATCGACGGCCGGCCTGTCGAATATCAGTTCTCGGACGCAGCCAGCCTCGCACTGTTTCCTGCCGGCACGGAGATCGAAGGGGAATGGTCGGTCGAGCCGGCGTTCGACTATACGGTGGTCTTCCTCGATCCGAAGTTCGTCGCGCGGCGTCTCCATGGCCTGATCGAACGGCCGGCGATCGCATTCCGCCACGACCAGCTTGCCCGCGGCCTGGTCGAACTGGGCCAGGAAGCCACCACGCCGGACAATCTGTTCGATCTGTTCGCCGAGGGCTGGGCCAGCCAGGCGCTCGCCCATATGGCACGGCTGTCGCGCGGCGCCGAACCAGCGAAGCCGGTCAGCCGCGGCGGATTGCCGGCGCAGAAGCTGCGCAGGATCGAGGAGTTCGTCCGGGCGAATCTCGACGAGACGATTTCGCTGTCGGCGCTGTCGGATGTTGCCGGCCTCAGCCAGCGGCATTTCCTGCGCGCCTTCCAGGAAAGCACGGGCACCAGCCCGCATCGCTATGTGCTCGGCCTGCGCATCGAAGCGGCCAAGCGCAGCCTGAGCGAGACCGACGAGAGTGTGACCAGCATCGCGCTGGCATCGGGCTTCAGCCACGCCCAGCATTTCTCATCGACGTTCCGGCAGGCCACCGGCATCAGCCCGTCGCTGTTCCGGCAGCAGCGCCGGGCCTGA
- the cpdR gene encoding cell cycle two-component system response regulator CpdR, which produces MPKILLAEDDTDMRRFLVKALENAGFKVSPHDNGMSAYQRLREEPFEMLLTDIVMPEMDGIELARRASELDPDIKIMFITGFAAVALNSDSEAPKNAKVLAKPVHLRELVSEVNKLLAA; this is translated from the coding sequence ATGCCGAAAATCCTCCTCGCCGAAGACGACACCGATATGCGCCGCTTCCTGGTCAAGGCGCTCGAAAACGCGGGCTTCAAGGTCTCGCCGCACGACAATGGCATGTCGGCCTACCAGCGGCTGCGCGAGGAGCCGTTCGAAATGCTGCTCACCGACATCGTGATGCCCGAGATGGACGGCATCGAATTGGCGCGCCGGGCCTCGGAACTCGACCCCGATATCAAGATCATGTTCATCACGGGCTTCGCCGCGGTGGCCCTGAATTCCGATTCGGAGGCGCCGAAAAACGCCAAGGTGCTGGCCAAGCCGGTGCACCTCAGGGAATTGGTCAGCGAAGTGAACAAGTTGCTGGCGGCCTGA
- a CDS encoding N-formylglutamate amidohydrolase has product MTEFAGELSPPFEIVEPQTWRAPIIFNSPHSGSVYPAEFLEASRIDVTSLRRSEDSFMDELIAGVSGRGFPIVRVNFPRSYVDVNREPYELDPRMFTGRLPSFANTRSMRVAGGLGTIPRVVGDGQEIYRERLDVDEALRRIEVLYKPYHRALRRLINKAHQAFGTVILVDCHSMPSIGVSRDEPRRPDIVIGDRYGTSCAPLLPDLVEEIMGSLGYSIGRNKPYAGGFITEHYGNPASGLHTVQIELNRAVYMDERRRERGPRFAQVAADFATLADALAKIPFGDLGPFQAAAE; this is encoded by the coding sequence ATGACCGAATTTGCTGGCGAATTGTCGCCCCCGTTCGAGATCGTTGAGCCGCAGACTTGGCGCGCGCCGATCATCTTCAATTCCCCGCATTCGGGCTCGGTCTATCCGGCCGAGTTCCTCGAAGCGTCGCGAATCGATGTGACCTCGCTGCGCCGCTCCGAAGATTCCTTCATGGACGAGTTGATCGCGGGCGTCAGCGGTCGCGGCTTTCCAATCGTCCGGGTCAACTTCCCGCGTTCCTATGTCGACGTGAACCGCGAGCCCTATGAGCTCGACCCGCGGATGTTCACCGGCCGGCTGCCGAGCTTTGCCAATACGCGTTCGATGCGGGTGGCCGGTGGCCTTGGCACCATCCCGCGCGTGGTCGGTGACGGCCAGGAGATCTATCGCGAGCGGCTCGACGTCGACGAGGCGCTGCGGCGGATCGAGGTGCTCTACAAGCCCTATCACCGCGCGCTGCGCCGGCTGATCAACAAGGCGCACCAGGCGTTCGGGACCGTGATCCTGGTCGACTGCCATTCGATGCCGTCGATCGGCGTGTCGCGCGACGAGCCGCGCCGGCCCGACATCGTGATCGGCGACCGCTACGGAACGAGCTGCGCGCCGCTGCTGCCCGATCTGGTCGAGGAGATCATGGGTTCGCTCGGCTATTCGATCGGCCGCAACAAGCCCTATGCCGGCGGCTTCATCACCGAGCATTACGGCAATCCGGCGAGCGGCCTGCACACCGTGCAGATCGAGCTCAACCGGGCGGTCTATATGGACGAGCGCCGCCGCGAGCGCGGGCCGCGCTTCGCCCAGGTCGCCGCCGACTTCGCGACGCTTGCGGACGCGCTGGCGAAGATTCCGTTCGGAGATCTTGGCCCGTTCCAGGCCGCCGCGGAGTAA
- the hisN gene encoding histidinol-phosphatase: MTVIDFTAFIGRLATASGETILPFFRTSLSIDNKSSNDFDPVTEADRAAEAVMRRLIKSNFPQHGIVGEEFGNEREDADYVWVLDPIDGTKSFIAGFPIWGTLIALLHKGTPVFGMMHQPYIGERFSGDNGSANYSGPSGGRRLSVRRCTSLKEATTFTTSPLLMNPDDRARYGRVENAARLSRYGGDCYSYCMLAAGHLDLVIETGLKSYDIAGLIPIVTGAGGIVTTWDGKPAQAGGRIVAAGDPRVHEAAMKLLNA, from the coding sequence GTGACGGTCATCGACTTTACCGCCTTCATCGGCCGCCTCGCGACCGCATCCGGTGAAACCATCCTCCCGTTCTTCCGGACCTCGCTCTCGATCGACAATAAGAGCTCGAACGATTTCGATCCGGTCACCGAGGCCGACCGGGCCGCAGAAGCGGTGATGCGCCGGCTGATCAAGTCGAACTTTCCCCAGCACGGCATCGTCGGCGAGGAATTCGGCAATGAGCGTGAGGATGCCGACTATGTCTGGGTGCTCGACCCGATCGACGGCACGAAGTCCTTCATCGCCGGCTTTCCGATCTGGGGCACGCTGATCGCGCTGCTGCACAAAGGTACGCCGGTATTCGGCATGATGCACCAACCCTATATCGGCGAGCGCTTCTCTGGCGACAACGGCTCGGCGAACTATTCCGGGCCGTCGGGCGGACGGCGGCTCTCGGTACGGCGCTGCACCTCGCTGAAGGAGGCGACCACCTTCACCACGAGTCCGCTTCTGATGAATCCGGATGACCGTGCCCGCTACGGCCGGGTCGAGAATGCGGCGCGGCTGTCGCGCTACGGCGGCGACTGCTACTCCTATTGCATGCTGGCAGCCGGCCATCTCGACCTCGTGATCGAGACCGGGCTGAAATCCTACGACATCGCCGGCCTGATCCCGATCGTCACTGGCGCCGGCGGCATCGTCACCACCTGGGACGGCAAGCCGGCGCAAGCCGGCGGCCGCATCGTCGCAGCCGGCGACCCGCGCGTGCACGAAGCCGCGATGAAGCTGCTCAACGCGTGA
- a CDS encoding tripartite tricarboxylate transporter substrate binding protein: protein MTKRGRLLATLLVLLAPVATSAQEFPAKPIRLIVPFPPGGPNDIIARVIGQKMSELTKQPIIVDNRAGQGGVLGTDAVAKAAPDGYTVAIASAGALAISPSMEKIGYDTLRDLAPVTLVATVPETLVVATDVPARNMSELVALAKAQPGKLNFASSGPGSLPHLACELFKLTAKIDILHVPYRGAAPAVNDLLGQQVQMTFLDLPVILPQIKAGALRPIALGGRERAPTAPDVPTTAEVGMPDLIIENWYGMVAPARTPPAIVAKLNRIATEAMADPAIKAKLAEQGLTLVGDTPEHFRDFIAADIKKWAKVIQDAGVVTTK, encoded by the coding sequence ATGACGAAGCGCGGCAGGCTGTTGGCAACCCTTCTCGTGCTTCTCGCGCCCGTTGCGACATCCGCCCAGGAGTTCCCGGCCAAGCCGATCCGGCTGATCGTGCCGTTCCCGCCGGGCGGGCCGAACGACATCATCGCGCGGGTGATCGGACAGAAGATGTCCGAACTGACCAAGCAGCCGATCATCGTCGACAACCGCGCCGGCCAGGGCGGCGTGCTCGGCACCGATGCGGTCGCGAAGGCTGCGCCCGACGGCTACACGGTCGCGATCGCGAGCGCCGGCGCGCTGGCGATCAGCCCGAGCATGGAGAAGATCGGCTACGACACGTTGAGGGATCTCGCGCCGGTGACGCTGGTCGCCACCGTGCCGGAGACGCTGGTCGTCGCCACCGACGTGCCCGCAAGGAACATGAGCGAGCTGGTCGCGCTCGCCAAGGCGCAGCCGGGCAAGCTCAACTTCGCCTCCTCCGGCCCCGGCAGCCTGCCGCATCTGGCCTGCGAACTGTTCAAGCTGACGGCGAAGATCGACATCTTGCACGTACCCTATCGCGGCGCGGCGCCGGCGGTGAACGATCTCTTGGGCCAGCAGGTGCAGATGACCTTCCTCGACCTGCCGGTGATCCTGCCGCAGATCAAGGCCGGCGCATTGCGGCCGATCGCACTCGGTGGCCGCGAACGCGCGCCGACCGCACCCGACGTACCGACCACGGCGGAGGTCGGGATGCCCGACCTGATCATCGAGAACTGGTACGGCATGGTCGCGCCTGCCCGAACGCCGCCGGCAATCGTCGCAAAGCTGAACAGGATCGCCACCGAGGCGATGGCCGATCCGGCGATCAAGGCAAAACTCGCCGAGCAAGGCCTGACGCTGGTCGGCGACACGCCGGAGCATTTCCGCGACTTCATCGCCGCCGACATCAAGAAATGGGCGAAGGTGATCCAGGACGCCGGCGTGGTGACGACGAAGTAG
- a CDS encoding glutathione S-transferase family protein — translation MLRVWGRRSSFNVQKVMWLIGELDLPHQHIDAGGAFGGLDAPAFLAMNPHGRVPVIRDDDATVWESHSILRYLAARHGNGRFWSDDPVVRARVDGWMDWSQTALQPDFLGGVFWGFFRTPEAQRNWPAIKTALARCEQHFAKLERLLEAKPFLLGETLSLADITAGTSLYRYFELEIERPALPAVERWYRTLQQRPPFRKHVMIPFEELRGRLDY, via the coding sequence ATGCTCAGGGTGTGGGGACGACGCAGCTCGTTCAACGTGCAGAAGGTGATGTGGCTGATCGGCGAGCTCGATCTGCCGCATCAGCACATCGATGCCGGCGGTGCATTCGGCGGGCTCGATGCGCCGGCGTTCCTGGCGATGAACCCGCATGGCCGCGTGCCCGTCATCAGGGATGACGACGCGACGGTCTGGGAATCCCACTCCATCCTGCGCTACCTCGCAGCACGCCATGGCAACGGTCGCTTCTGGTCCGACGATCCCGTCGTCCGGGCGCGGGTCGATGGCTGGATGGACTGGTCGCAGACCGCATTGCAGCCGGATTTTCTCGGCGGCGTGTTCTGGGGATTCTTCCGCACCCCCGAGGCGCAACGCAATTGGCCGGCGATCAAGACGGCGCTCGCCCGCTGTGAGCAGCATTTTGCCAAGCTCGAACGGCTGCTCGAAGCCAAACCTTTCCTGCTCGGCGAGACGCTGTCGCTCGCCGACATCACCGCGGGGACCTCGCTCTATCGTTATTTCGAGCTCGAGATCGAGCGGCCGGCGCTGCCGGCAGTCGAGCGCTGGTATCGGACGCTGCAACAGCGCCCGCCATTTCGCAAGCACGTCATGATCCCGTTCGAGGAACTGCGCGGACGGCTTGATTACTAA
- a CDS encoding LysR family transcriptional regulator, producing MRFDLIDLQLFIAVADARSITQGAARANLALASASERIKGLEEALGVALLKRGRRGVELTAAGESLLGHARIVIHNVEALQSDLAAYASGVRANVLLLANTSGLSEHLPRALAAFLHEHPDISVDVEERESTDIATAIASGAADLGFAAEHALPDSVERFLFSEDRLMLVAPRRSDLGNRRQIDFQEVVGRDFVGLTATSALQVHISRHAAKLGARLRFRARLRGFDAICQMVAADVGIAVIPETAARRCAAAMPITTIRIRDAWANRRLTICARSFKALPRAAKQLVEYLRAEAQR from the coding sequence ATGCGGTTCGACCTGATCGACTTGCAATTGTTCATCGCGGTTGCCGATGCGCGCAGTATCACGCAGGGCGCGGCGCGCGCAAATCTTGCGCTGGCGTCGGCCAGCGAGCGTATCAAGGGTCTCGAAGAAGCGCTCGGCGTCGCACTGCTCAAGCGCGGCCGTCGCGGCGTCGAGTTGACGGCGGCCGGCGAAAGCCTGCTCGGCCACGCCCGCATCGTGATCCACAATGTCGAAGCCTTGCAGAGCGATCTCGCCGCTTATGCCAGCGGGGTCCGCGCCAATGTGCTGCTGCTCGCCAACACCTCGGGCCTGTCGGAGCACCTGCCGCGGGCGCTCGCGGCGTTCCTGCACGAGCATCCCGATATCAGCGTCGATGTCGAGGAGCGCGAGAGCACCGACATCGCGACCGCGATCGCGAGCGGCGCGGCCGATCTCGGCTTCGCCGCGGAGCACGCGCTGCCCGACAGCGTCGAGCGCTTCCTGTTCAGCGAGGACCGTTTGATGCTGGTGGCGCCGCGGCGCAGTGATCTCGGCAACCGACGCCAGATCGACTTCCAGGAGGTGGTCGGCCGCGATTTCGTCGGCCTCACCGCGACCTCGGCGCTGCAAGTCCATATTTCCCGCCACGCGGCAAAGCTCGGTGCGCGGCTGCGCTTCCGCGCCCGCCTGCGTGGCTTCGACGCGATCTGCCAGATGGTCGCCGCCGATGTCGGCATTGCCGTGATCCCGGAAACCGCGGCCCGGCGCTGCGCGGCGGCGATGCCGATCACGACGATACGGATCCGCGACGCCTGGGCCAATCGCCGGCTGACGATCTGCGCCCGCAGTTTCAAGGCGCTGCCGCGCGCCGCCAAGCAGCTTGTGGAATATCTGCGCGCCGAGGCGCAGCGCTGA
- a CDS encoding sulfite exporter TauE/SafE family protein translates to MVDHLLIFIAFAFLLAGFVKGTLGLGLPTVAMGLLATTMAPGQAIAIVIVPAIVTNIWQTFVGPYLRDIIKRLWPLMLGTVAGIWLNAGLLTGPYAAYGTVVLGVLLVIYAVVGLSRFNFKVARRHEKWVGGIVGVITGMISAATGVQVIPSMPFMQAIGMDKDELVQALGVFFTTATLALAFNLTASGLLTAATALPGAVAMVASFTGMFIGQAVRTRMQPDVFRRWFLISMILLGIYLAGSALLKIHG, encoded by the coding sequence ATGGTCGACCATCTCCTGATCTTCATCGCTTTCGCCTTCCTGCTCGCCGGCTTCGTCAAGGGTACGCTCGGCCTCGGTCTGCCGACGGTCGCGATGGGGCTGTTGGCAACCACGATGGCGCCGGGGCAGGCGATCGCGATCGTGATCGTGCCGGCGATCGTCACCAACATCTGGCAGACCTTCGTCGGCCCCTATCTGCGCGACATCATCAAACGGCTGTGGCCGCTGATGCTCGGCACGGTGGCCGGGATCTGGCTCAATGCCGGGCTGCTGACCGGGCCTTACGCCGCTTACGGCACCGTGGTGCTCGGCGTCCTGCTGGTGATCTACGCGGTCGTCGGCCTCAGCCGGTTCAACTTCAAGGTCGCGCGGCGCCACGAGAAATGGGTCGGCGGCATCGTCGGCGTCATCACCGGGATGATCTCGGCCGCGACCGGCGTGCAGGTCATTCCGTCGATGCCGTTCATGCAGGCGATCGGCATGGACAAGGACGAACTCGTCCAGGCGCTCGGCGTCTTCTTCACCACCGCGACCCTGGCCCTCGCCTTCAACCTGACAGCATCGGGACTGCTGACGGCAGCCACCGCACTGCCCGGCGCGGTGGCGATGGTGGCGTCATTCACCGGCATGTTCATCGGCCAGGCCGTCCGCACACGGATGCAGCCGGATGTGTTCCGCCGCTGGTTCCTGATCTCGATGATCCTGCTCGGCATCTACCTCGCCGGCAGCGCGCTGCTCAAGATCCACGGCTAG
- a CDS encoding IclR family transcriptional regulator: protein MRPPATNGQPNGHRACKAHAERAGRRGRHRLTKTADEQEPAKDAGTYRAPAAEKALDILEYMAVTPEPQKQSQIAAGVGRSIQEVYRIIQLLERRGYLQRDPASDLYVASLKLFTLAHSTQQIRGLSDAAIGPMRELVNAINQSCHVAVLTGAEVAIVCQVNSPLAMRYSVSPGARFPAHETSSGLVLLAGLPPERRRSVLETVAGMLGPGEDMATVNSYIESILRQACDIRPSLVVAGVTNISLPIRDFHGETIAALTVPFLPMKDMTASLETAIEVAAGAAEQISRQLGYRGEGLSLQMSEIGAGSTYRRGSSAKAREPSRGS from the coding sequence TTGCGGCCCCCTGCGACGAATGGACAGCCGAATGGCCATCGGGCATGCAAAGCACACGCGGAGCGCGCTGGACGGCGTGGGAGACATCGTTTGACGAAGACAGCGGACGAGCAGGAGCCGGCCAAGGACGCCGGTACCTATCGAGCGCCTGCTGCGGAAAAGGCTCTGGACATCCTGGAGTACATGGCCGTCACGCCGGAGCCGCAGAAGCAGAGCCAGATCGCGGCTGGTGTAGGCCGCTCGATCCAGGAGGTCTATCGGATCATCCAACTGCTGGAGCGCCGCGGCTATCTGCAGCGCGATCCGGCGAGTGACCTCTATGTCGCGTCGCTGAAGCTGTTCACGCTCGCGCATTCGACGCAGCAAATCCGTGGACTGAGCGATGCGGCGATCGGGCCGATGCGTGAACTCGTCAATGCGATCAACCAAAGCTGCCACGTGGCGGTCCTGACCGGCGCCGAGGTGGCGATCGTCTGTCAGGTCAATTCACCGCTGGCGATGCGCTACTCGGTTTCGCCTGGCGCGCGGTTTCCGGCGCACGAGACCAGTTCGGGGCTGGTGCTGCTTGCAGGGCTGCCGCCGGAACGCCGTCGCAGCGTGCTCGAGACTGTCGCGGGCATGCTTGGCCCTGGCGAAGACATGGCAACGGTCAATTCATACATCGAATCGATCCTGCGCCAGGCTTGCGATATCCGGCCGTCGCTGGTGGTCGCCGGCGTCACCAATATCTCGCTGCCGATCCGGGATTTTCACGGCGAGACGATTGCGGCGCTGACGGTGCCGTTCCTTCCCATGAAGGACATGACCGCCTCGCTGGAGACCGCCATTGAGGTTGCTGCCGGTGCGGCGGAGCAGATCTCACGGCAACTCGGCTATCGCGGCGAAGGTCTTTCGTTGCAGATGTCCGAAATCGGTGCCGGAAGCACCTACCGGCGCGGTTCATCAGCCAAGGCGCGCGAGCCTAGCCGTGGATCTTGA
- a CDS encoding enoyl-CoA hydratase/isomerase family protein yields MGGSEDLILREEMLPGVVRLCFNRPDKLNALSLPMLRLFESHLDDIAADTRVRVVILEGAGGRAFVAGADIEEYRGGRRAEFAAYQFESRRIFDKLEALPKPTIASVRGYALGGGFELALCCDLLLCSRDAQFGLPEGRLGLSPGGGGTQRLTRAVGRQTASDVMLAGWRLSGERAYHLGLAAVCCEGAELDGQVRTRAQAMLKVAPLAQAEMKRLMRQGFDAPLPVAQGFEQEVLLRLYATDDGQEGIDAFLSKREPRFSGK; encoded by the coding sequence ATGGGCGGAAGTGAAGATCTGATTCTCCGCGAGGAGATGCTGCCGGGCGTCGTGCGGCTCTGCTTCAATCGTCCGGACAAGCTGAACGCGCTCTCGCTGCCGATGTTGCGGCTGTTCGAAAGCCATCTCGACGACATCGCCGCGGATACCCGGGTTCGCGTCGTCATCCTCGAGGGCGCCGGAGGCCGCGCTTTCGTGGCCGGCGCCGACATCGAGGAGTATCGCGGCGGCCGCCGCGCTGAATTTGCCGCCTACCAGTTCGAGAGCCGGCGCATCTTCGACAAGCTCGAAGCCCTGCCGAAGCCGACCATCGCCAGCGTGCGCGGTTACGCACTCGGCGGAGGCTTTGAGCTCGCGCTGTGCTGCGATTTGCTGTTGTGCAGCCGGGACGCGCAGTTCGGCCTGCCGGAAGGCCGGCTTGGACTAAGCCCGGGCGGCGGCGGCACGCAACGCCTGACGCGCGCCGTCGGACGCCAGACAGCATCCGACGTCATGCTCGCCGGCTGGCGGTTGAGCGGTGAGCGCGCCTACCACCTCGGTCTGGCGGCCGTGTGCTGCGAGGGCGCCGAGCTCGACGGACAGGTCAGGACGCGCGCGCAGGCGATGCTGAAGGTCGCGCCATTGGCGCAGGCCGAAATGAAGCGGCTGATGCGGCAGGGCTTCGATGCGCCCCTGCCCGTCGCCCAGGGCTTCGAACAGGAAGTGCTGCTTCGCCTCTACGCCACCGATGACGGGCAGGAAGGCATCGACGCCTTCCTCTCCAAGCGCGAACCACGCTTCTCGGGAAAGTAG
- a CDS encoding extracellular solute-binding protein, which produces MSSEVLSPAATSPEGQRPHLGLTWDHPRGYQALDAAAKLLNVRATTLLWERQPLEGFESHPIGELASRYDLLVLDHPHIGEAVALDCLLPLEAVFSSEQIAAWSKHSIGPAMASYAWQGQHWAIPLDVATQVMALRRDLLGGAVPRSWPEVVELSRRKPVALSVAGPHIFLCLMSIAVATGEEPVNGDLFLSDTTFGAALALLEELYRRSPDWTLHLNPIGLLEAMSARDDLALIPLVYGYVNYTRPLPNRHPIAFADAPAGESGRRGSVLGGTGIAITRRARPDRALLQHLAWLMSAEMQRGFIPLHGGQPSHREAWSDAAVNRNSGQFYASTFATTEEAFVRPRFDGYIAFQNSAADILRSALSERTPHARVIEDLRRIWRAARHQQANNGRTI; this is translated from the coding sequence ATGTCCAGCGAAGTGCTGTCTCCCGCGGCCACAAGCCCGGAGGGCCAACGACCGCATCTCGGCCTCACCTGGGATCATCCGCGCGGCTATCAGGCGCTGGATGCGGCCGCGAAACTTCTCAATGTCCGGGCCACGACGCTGCTGTGGGAACGGCAACCGCTCGAAGGATTCGAGTCGCACCCGATCGGCGAGTTGGCCTCGCGCTACGATCTGCTCGTGCTCGATCATCCGCATATCGGCGAGGCGGTTGCACTGGATTGCCTGCTGCCGCTCGAAGCCGTCTTCTCCAGCGAGCAGATCGCCGCTTGGTCGAAGCACAGTATCGGGCCCGCGATGGCGAGCTACGCCTGGCAGGGACAGCACTGGGCGATTCCGCTCGATGTCGCCACCCAGGTCATGGCGCTGCGCCGCGACCTCCTCGGCGGAGCCGTGCCGCGGAGCTGGCCGGAGGTCGTAGAACTATCGAGAAGGAAACCAGTGGCGCTGTCGGTCGCCGGACCACACATCTTCCTGTGCTTGATGTCGATCGCGGTGGCGACGGGTGAAGAACCCGTCAACGGCGATCTGTTCCTGTCCGATACCACATTCGGCGCCGCGCTCGCGCTGCTCGAGGAATTATACCGTCGCAGCCCGGATTGGACGTTGCATCTCAATCCGATCGGCCTGCTGGAGGCGATGTCGGCGCGCGACGATCTCGCTCTCATCCCGCTGGTCTATGGCTATGTGAACTACACCCGGCCCTTGCCGAACCGTCACCCGATCGCATTCGCGGACGCGCCGGCGGGAGAATCCGGACGGCGCGGCAGCGTGCTCGGAGGGACCGGCATTGCGATCACGCGGCGGGCCCGGCCTGATCGCGCGCTGCTCCAGCATCTGGCCTGGTTGATGTCCGCCGAAATGCAGCGCGGGTTCATTCCGCTGCATGGCGGACAGCCTTCGCACCGCGAAGCCTGGTCCGATGCCGCGGTCAACCGCAACAGCGGACAGTTCTACGCATCGACCTTCGCGACGACCGAGGAAGCGTTCGTGCGCCCGCGTTTCGACGGCTACATCGCGTTCCAGAACAGCGCGGCGGACATCCTGCGCAGCGCGCTGTCGGAACGCACCCCGCATGCGCGCGTGATCGAGGATCTGCGACGGATCTGGCGCGCGGCACGGCATCAACAAGCCAATAACGGGAGGACGATTTGA
- a CDS encoding CaiB/BaiF CoA-transferase family protein — translation MTDKALDHITIIDLSHLLQGPFATQLLADMGANVIKVERPGQGDLFRTLTFNNRWVGGKESPNFLAWNRNKRSLALDLKSPEAKTILYKMAETADVVVQNFRPGVLAKLGFGYEDFKRVNPRIIYCSGSGYGESGPYVDRPGQDMLLQGLTGIAAATGRGDGPPVPVGSGFSDQVGAMNMVYGILTALLWRERSGKGQEVKVNLMSAMLAHQGQELLTAMNFNTDFTRPKSGIGHPGMDAPFGVYPTSDGWVTIAMSPFRKLVGVLGDETLLVYDDPKLLFEKRDEIWEKLAARTRLWTTADLMRAMLAVDIWCGEVKSHLQATADPQVEHLGAITHYDHPTAGRVKVVGPAVAMSETPATIERHAPLVGEHSREVLIQYGFSTDEIDAMLGRGAVAQA, via the coding sequence TTGACTGACAAGGCGCTCGATCACATCACCATCATTGATCTCAGCCATCTGTTGCAGGGACCGTTCGCGACCCAGCTGCTCGCCGACATGGGCGCCAACGTCATCAAGGTCGAACGCCCCGGTCAGGGCGATCTGTTCCGGACGTTGACATTCAACAACCGCTGGGTCGGAGGCAAGGAGAGCCCGAACTTCCTGGCGTGGAATCGTAACAAGCGATCGCTGGCGCTCGATCTCAAATCGCCGGAGGCGAAGACGATCCTCTACAAGATGGCCGAGACCGCGGACGTCGTGGTCCAGAACTTCCGTCCCGGCGTACTGGCCAAGCTCGGCTTCGGCTACGAGGACTTCAAGCGCGTCAACCCGCGGATCATCTACTGCTCCGGTTCGGGCTATGGCGAGAGCGGCCCCTATGTCGACCGGCCCGGCCAGGACATGCTGTTGCAAGGCCTCACCGGCATCGCCGCTGCGACCGGCCGGGGCGACGGCCCACCGGTTCCGGTCGGGTCGGGCTTCTCCGACCAGGTCGGCGCCATGAACATGGTCTACGGCATCCTCACCGCCCTGCTGTGGCGCGAGCGATCCGGCAAGGGCCAGGAAGTGAAGGTCAATCTGATGTCGGCGATGCTGGCCCATCAGGGCCAGGAATTGCTGACGGCCATGAACTTCAACACCGACTTCACGCGGCCGAAGTCCGGCATCGGGCACCCGGGAATGGACGCCCCGTTCGGCGTCTACCCGACATCGGATGGCTGGGTCACGATCGCGATGAGCCCGTTCCGCAAGCTGGTCGGCGTGCTCGGCGACGAGACGCTGCTCGTCTATGACGATCCGAAGCTGCTGTTCGAGAAGCGCGACGAGATCTGGGAGAAGCTCGCGGCACGCACCAGGCTCTGGACGACCGCGGATCTGATGCGCGCCATGCTCGCGGTCGACATCTGGTGCGGCGAGGTCAAGAGCCATCTCCAGGCCACCGCCGATCCCCAGGTCGAGCATCTCGGCGCGATCACTCACTATGACCATCCGACCGCGGGCCGCGTCAAAGTCGTCGGACCGGCGGTCGCCATGAGCGAAACGCCGGCAACGATCGAGCGTCATGCCCCGCTTGTCGGCGAGCACTCGCGCGAGGTGCTGATCCAGTACGGTTTCTCGACAGACGAGATCGACGCGATGCTCGGGCGCGGCGCGGTCGCTCAAGCCTGA